The genomic segment TTTTGTTGAACACAATTATAACATTGAATAAATACTTGATTTGAAAGGAATCATTTTGAATGTAATTCTTGTGAGAGTAAATTAAGTAAGCCTAATAGGGGTCATGTCACATAGGTGTTACAATGTAGCACCAGGGGGCCACACTGACCATTCTGAGTGGTATAAAGCACCTTGTTCATAGTTGTGGAGAAtatcagaccatgaaaaacaaccatAAATACTTGAAAGATGGATTATATCAAAAGCGTGGAATACATTCAATATACTGTCCAAGTACACAGTTCTGATTGCTAAAAACTTGGTATGAGGGAGAGAAAATTCCTAGTtttttcaggcttgttttcttcACAATTTACACAACAGCAACAGGAAACTACAGTCTACCAATCACAATGACATTTGAGCTATGCGCTTATCAATTTCTGTTTTAGACCACTCCAAAGCTGCAATAGTAATGGTGTCTTTTTGTAGGCGCTAACTCTGCCATGACTCATTGGCCAAACCCTATGGGGATATATGTTTCTGTATGGTTTTTGGATTGACACTGAAAAGGTATGTTGTAAACACAAGCTTAGGAGACCTTATTTTCAGCttttatcccaaaaccccattCATTTCCCCAACAGGAATGACCAATGAAACGGGTAGAAAATGCTAACTCATTTctgttttttaggactacaagctgcgAGCTCTATAAGAGAATGACAATAGTAGAGTAAGCTAAAACAGAGACGGCAACATCCAGGCAGACTTCATGTACAGTAACTTCAAATGTTCATATGGCTTTACCATATTTCAGTAGCAAATTGAGGCAGCCTTTTTTCACACACATAAATTACATAACAGGGTGTTCTTACCTCATTAAAACTCAAAAAGGGCCTGGATTGGCTGGTTCACATAGTATTAGTAGGCCACCGGGCAGTCAACAAAATCAAACCTGCCAACAGGCCATACCCATTAATTTCCTATAAATAGAATAAAAAACATGCAATAGCTGGGGTGACCATCTTAATTTGATTCACAGAGTCATCCATGTATGAAATCGGACATAACATATTGATCCTCAGGATGGAGAAAATGCATTGATCCAAAAGTGTAGTGTGCCATTGAGGAAACTTGGACTTGTATTATGTGAAGAGCAACTAAGAGACAAATATATATAGGCCCTGGACCTGAATCCCTTGAATTGTGAAGTGAACAAAGGGTGACAGTGAGGTTGCAGCAAGAGGTTGTGACAAGCCACAATTATCTGAGTttttatactgtacatattaGAATCAGTCTTTTATAGTACATTTGTGATGAAATGCTATTTATAATATGTGTATACACTAATAAAGTTGTGTACATCACATATGCATGTTTCCTTTATAATTCCCCACATTTCATCCAATATCCAAGcactttaaaaacaaaaaacacaatattGGTGTGGGATTCAAGTTTTAGTTTCAAGTTTTGATGTCACCTGCACTAGAGTGAAATGCTTTTCTTGccagctctaaacccaacaatgcagtaatcaataacaatctaatactaaaaataacataatgtagaataaaaacacaagaaataaaaataaaaaattccaaTGGGATCAGTACAGGTGTAGCTTCTGTTCCTTAAAAGCCAGTGGAATAAATGACTGGAATAGAATACCATTTTGAGGATCAACTATGACTAGAAATATCACTTTAATTGGAGGTGGAAGATAGATAGCCAGCTGCTTGTAAACATATTTAGCAATATTTCACCTTGCAGAACAAGGTAAGATAAATTATATTTGGACAGTTTTGTTAATTAAACAAAATACAATCAATTGCAGCCCATCTTTATGGCAGGTTTGAAACCTGTAGCATTGATATCGCCATGATTAATTGCCAGTATTGTGTtaaattgtgtttgggaaatgtacaaaaaaatggAGTATACTTTACTGTATGGTTGTAAGTTTCAGCGGTTCATTCCGAAGCTCATTGATTGATGGTGTGTGGTTATCATTGCCTGTGGCAACAAACTGAGAAAATGGTTGACAGGTATTGTGCAATACAGCTACCCCATGGATGAATGAAAGAAAATGAGCTTTCCTGTTCAGTCTGTCTTTTTTACACATTCTGCAATTCTGTTACCAACACAGTAGTTTGTTGAGATTTGAGTTTGACCGAACTATCATTCTCCAAATTGAGTAATTCTGCAACATAATCCTGACTAATCAACTACTAGATTTGAAATACATTAATTAAGAAGAGTACACATTCGGGGAGGAGATATTCAAAATACTTTGAATTGAGGATGGGGTTGTTTCTAATTGTTTTCTACTTGTTCCCAAAGTAGGCATCACTTTTAGTAACCACCGGCAGGCTAATTAATCCAATtcagacacagtatatttgacTTTGTAGATGTTTTATGTAACTACAGGAACCCCTCTGACATGCACTCAGAGCTACTGGGGGCAGTGCTCTGGCTCAGTGTCGGTGTACCATACACACCACATCATATTCCACAGGCATCACCGGGCAGAGCGCCACCGAGGGTCACCATGGGTTCGAGGTCCTCTAGGAGCAGCCTCAAATAGAAAAACGATTGAATATTTTTGACGGTCCCCCCCATCGCCTGATGACGCACAGGGCTCCCCACCACCCACAGTCTGTGCATACTGCTGCAAGGTAAACGACAACAAATAGTACAATTGATTTATCTTGGCAGCTTATATAGTTCTCACCAACTAAAGCCACAGGCTGGTTttattttgttttcatttcatcAGGGTCCGGCATTGTAGCCCATCGTCAATGAGGGCATATGCATTTTTTCGGATAAATATAAAGAGATTGACAATGAGCACGGGACTCTATCGAACGTACGAATATTTTGGTAAAACGTTTCTGTTTATGTACATTTTATTTCCCAAATGAAAGGTACGTTTATTTATGTTATTTTAGATTGAGTTTTAACACATTAATGAATACATTATTTTTCCAGCAGAGGCCTCCTGACTTGAACTCTCAAAGAGAACTACATTTTGATGATTGTCATTTGCATTGATTTTTTTTGGAAGAATTGTTTTTCTCTGTAAATGATGCAATTAACTGGACTGCAAATAGGTTACTTAATATGAACGATGTAACAGCTTAATGTTATTGATGATCATTTTATTTGATATTGTGTTACCTAATTATTATATTATCATTATAATTAGGACAAATGATCATcatgtttccattaacttgtccagtgatttaTTTTGTCGACATTTAGAAAGTTCGCATAGAAAATCGATGCGGCAATTGCCTGCTAGGGTGTGTTGCCATTTAACTATTGTGTCGACGAAAACAGATGGACGTAATGACGTCATAGTGTTTCCATTGAAGTGTTTCCATCAGCCATTTAGGCAAATTGTGCATTAATAAATTGTCGACagcctatctgtttcatgtctcagctAGCACGGGAAAGCaagcatggatagaatgcaaaAATGTACTtatatttgccatattctaataatttttgccctgtccctttctctgctattgtcattctaatggaatccagaaacaACAAAACCCggtcctcaaacatttacatcaaaaggtgcaaaATTATGGGCAGACACAAAACATTcacatcaaattaaatatttttcttgatcaaataacatggaaaacaaccactttttgaacagtattaatttaccatccttacaaaccaaTTAATATAAATAGGCTGTtcatctaggtttgtacctgtagacttcccATTAGCATGAAGAAAAACAAGTTGTTTGGGAtgtgatgtggctcagttggtagagcagaggacttgcaatgctagggttgtgggttcgattcccattggCGACCAGCATGAACATGTATGCActaactactgtaagttgctctggataagagcagttactaaaatggaaaaggaatgaatagaccatttcagtttccACATAGAAATCATTTGCAAAGTAATTCAATAAACTGGAAAACATCTTAATCAAGTCAttttatattccacaagtattatcagataaattgttttgtacagataattatcagactcaagttacaaatgctggtaaacactcaaatgcatttagttgtaaaaaaaaaatcatcacaAAAGTAATGTGGACAGATACAGAAGTCTTCAGCGCaggcacccccacccccacccccaaactacttcccgcTGCTATCGTCTCCTATATCCATTACACGTCCCCATTTTTTTAGGGTCCAATAAACCTGGATCAATGGTAGGCTAATTATTAATATTCTATATTTTTTCTCCAATTACCAATCATTGTAATgatcgtcatcatcatcaatacTAATTCATAATCAAATGAAGCCTGGAATTCTTTGAGCATTGTTTACACATTGTGTCATGTATTATTATTGACCTTCCCATACACTTAACTTTTACATTCTATTTCCATATTGTCTCTGCTTTTTAAGTAACAAAGACCTTTTCCCGTCAATAAGCAAAACCCGTATGAAGATGGGAGATTGGAACTTCCTGGGTGGGATCTTGGAAGAAGTGCATATCCACTCTACCATGGTGGGAAAGACCTGGCTGACCATCCTCTTCATCTTCCGGATGCTAGCACTTGGCGTTGCTGCAGAAGGCGTGTGGAACGACGAGCAGGCCGACTTCATCTGCAACACAGAACAGCCAGGGTGCCGCAATGTGTGCTACGACCGagccttccccatctctctcatccGCTACTGGGTTCTCCAGGTCATCTTCGTCTCCTCGCCCTCTCTGGTTTACATGGGCCACGCCATCTACCAGCTGCGAGCTCTGGAGAAGACGCGTCACACTAAAAAGGCGGCTCTGCGTCAGGAGCTGGAGGCAGTGGACGTGGAGCGGATCGAGGTGCGGAGACGTATCGAGAGGGAGATGAGACAGCTGGATCTGGGGAAGCTCAACAAGGCCCCGCTGAGGGGGTCCCTGCTACAGACCTACGTGGCCCACATCATCACTCGGTCTGTGGTGGAGGTGGGCTTCATGCTGTGCCAGTACCTCCTTTATGGCCACCATCTGGACCCTTTATTTAAGTGCAAGAGGGAGCCCTGCCCAAATGTGGTGGACTGCTTTGTCTCCAGGCCCACGGAAAAAAACATCTTCATGATGTTCATGCAGGGCATCGCCGCCGTGTCCCTCTTCCTCAGCCTCTTGGAGATCATGCACCTGAGCTACAAGAAGCTCAAGAAGAGCATCCTGGCCTACCAaccacatctcaaggatgacctgGATGACTGCTATGTTAGCAAGTCCAAAATAAACTCTGTTGTGCAACAGGTTAACATGGGGGGCACCTCTGTGGGCCGCAAGCCTACTATCTCCACAGCACCGAGTGGGTACACATTCCTGCTGGAGAAGCAGGGTAATGGACCCACGTATCCCCTCATCAATGCCTCCTCTGCCTTTGTTCCCATTCAGGGGGACCCTGGACTCAAGCCAGGTACTGACAGCCACAATACAGACAGTAAGGAGGGAGTGTTGCCAAGTCCTACTGAGCACAACAGCAACTCAAACACCAGCAGTGAGACGACTCGGTCTCCCTCTGTGGATGAGCCAGAGGACCTTGTCGTGCACCCTCTACCCTATCACATGGATTCTCTACCCTGCCACCTAGATCCTCTCGCCCATCTCCCCCACCATGTGGGCTTCGATTCACGGGGCTCTGAGTACCCCGGGGTAGATGCCTCCTCATGTCCGACCCTTTCGGTCATTGTGAGGAAACCACGACGGGTCAGTGCCCCATGGAACTGTTCCACAGTGGTGGAAGGGAATGGCTCAAATAGTGGGGACTCCTACCCTGAGACAATAAGAATGAAGCCACGCTGCAGCTTTGCTGCCAGCCGAGCCAGGGCCTTCTCTAAGCCGGACCTCAAGAGAATGAGCAGACCTCATAGCTCGGACTCAATAGGAGAGCCGAGGTCTGCGTCCCGGCACAGCCACGATGGCAACAGTCCTCCTGTCTGCTCTCCCAAACTCCGAATGTCATTAGCAAGTAACGCCACAAGCAGACGAGCTCCAGGCAACCTGCAGATCTAAGAGTTAGGCTATTAAACTCATGTCACAAGAAACTGTTACAGTGTTAGGCTATGCTCACATTCCCCCATCACTCCCATTGATTGTTAGCTTTTGGTGCCTAAAATTAGTTGAGGTTTGTAATGGCTGTTTAAAGAATTACAGTTTATCTTgacccatagactactttcagggtgaaGAACTAcctaacatcaagttgtaaaatagtgaactactCCTTGAAGCAGGACAAAAG from the Salmo trutta chromosome 36, fSalTru1.1, whole genome shotgun sequence genome contains:
- the LOC115175438 gene encoding gap junction alpha-9 protein-like — encoded protein: MKMGDWNFLGGILEEVHIHSTMVGKTWLTILFIFRMLALGVAAEGVWNDEQADFICNTEQPGCRNVCYDRAFPISLIRYWVLQVIFVSSPSLVYMGHAIYQLRALEKTRHTKKAALRQELEAVDVERIEVRRRIEREMRQLDLGKLNKAPLRGSLLQTYVAHIITRSVVEVGFMLCQYLLYGHHLDPLFKCKREPCPNVVDCFVSRPTEKNIFMMFMQGIAAVSLFLSLLEIMHLSYKKLKKSILAYQPHLKDDLDDCYVSKSKINSVVQQVNMGGTSVGRKPTISTAPSGYTFLLEKQGNGPTYPLINASSAFVPIQGDPGLKPGTDSHNTDSKEGVLPSPTEHNSNSNTSSETTRSPSVDEPEDLVVHPLPYHMDSLPCHLDPLAHLPHHVGFDSRGSEYPGVDASSCPTLSVIVRKPRRVSAPWNCSTVVEGNGSNSGDSYPETIRMKPRCSFAASRARAFSKPDLKRMSRPHSSDSIGEPRSASRHSHDGNSPPVCSPKLRMSLASNATSRRAPGNLQI